In Marasmius oreades isolate 03SP1 chromosome 1, whole genome shotgun sequence, one DNA window encodes the following:
- a CDS encoding uncharacterized protein (BUSCO:EOG09264CA0), translating into MTSSLRNSIHRRNHKERSQLAHRAKLGLLEKHADYVKRARDYHSKQDRLTRLKQKVAERNKDEFYFSMAREKTKGGVHVKDRGNVALPTDMVKVLKTQDENYVRTMRASNMKKIDKIKNRLSSIIDITGPQGKTLDEEAKEVLQQAGILPKSKGKQQQKRHIVFVEDFASVQSYKPPHATAKPSDEGVNEVDRTEPTDLGWSLPNSRKGKRKASSVAVDGELGDDHDDLMSDEVDELEAPGEHRTRLINELSARLTRDQQLRYAQREFELQRLMMGKGARKKIQG; encoded by the exons ATGACCTCCTCACTCCGAAATTCCATTCACAGGCGCAACCACAAAGAGCGGTCGCAGCTCGCTCACCGTGCTAAACTTGGACTTCTAGAGAAGCATGCTGACTATGTCAAACGAGCAAGAGACTACCATTCAAAACAGGATCGTTTGACGCGCCTGAAACAGAAGGTTGCAGAGAGAAATAAGGATGAATTTTACTTTTCGATGGCGAGGGAGAAGACGAAG GGAGGTGTTCATGTGAAAGATAGAGGGAATGTCGCCCTACCGACGGACATGGTCAAGGTACTCAAAACTCAGGATGAAAACTACGTTCGAACAATGAGAGCTTCAAATATGAAG AAAATAGACAAAATCAAGAACCGGTTGTCCAGTATCATTGATATAACAGGTCCACAGGGCAAAACTCTCGATGAGGAAGCCAAAGAAGTGCTTCAACAAGCTGGTATTCTTCCAAAGAGTAAGGGAAAACAACAGCAGAAGCGCCATATAGTTTTTGTCGAAGACTTTGCTTCTG TTCAAAGTTACAAACCCCCGCACGCAACAGCGAAACCTTCCGATGAAGGCGTCAATGAAGTTGATAGGACTGAACCCACTGACCTAGGCTGGTCGCTACCAAACAGCCGTAAAGGCAAGCGTAAAGCTTCTTCGGTGGCTGTCGATGGGGAACTCGGTGATGATCATGACGACCTGATGAGCGATGAAGTCGATGAACTGGAAGCGCCAGGAGAACACCGTACTAGACTGATTAACGAACTCTCCGCCCGTCTTACTCGAGACCAGCAATTGCGATATGCACAACGCGAGTTTGAGTTACAGCGGTTGATGATGGGGAAAGGTGCTCGCAAGAAAATTCAAGGAG
- a CDS encoding uncharacterized protein (BUSCO:EOG09262P1W) produces the protein MPSSESRLSEALSHLNPLRRRASLAKSIRSISSAFSRKSRESIKSNWDADSQRSERSRYSYIAEVQEPGDKTTEVKEMAGKKKKAQAQAEQKTSTVPTPVTSSSQAIDASARKKKKKSAPPSKQSNAIYMPKIHPAILRDPEATKKLLDTISESPGGKRSLSRLARTCKGFSEPALNTLWRELDSLVPVVGVFPTVLLKKVRKPGLGLSKAPEAEDWSGVMSYGERVRQIIYNEASNALSPSIFPHFESNRPRKYMLPNLQHLLWKTETSAGLDYCEMFLNPELESLTLEMGARSPKLVPLLSDVSKRMTLKSFSFSSSIALPESFVDIMAPQDALQRVILVAPGALSPAVGRWVASLPELKSLQMDLSRRSVIAVEGFFDEMPGSGASTPSSVGTTDSGVFSGEELDFSDHRKSALRLTGDLKSRGTFVTMRQLHLTGEASNVAVFLKFFASPLTHLDLLIDDPPDSIDWQDLINMVGRFAQSLQSLRISATASSRFSDLVRSTPRADQPTGRLSLEYLSSFPALNRLEIDLPESIHFIAADIARVATCCPNLEELKLCPFARFPVATGPPKLTLEALAPLMAECPLLHTISVAVNGQKGSSGMLSEPGYSSDSLRRCHFGHSWINDPLHVAILLSHLAPKLDSLKWFHERNRPGFIETNARGWEKVSDMLPHLQQVRLSERNRARRPPPEKIIEYVEVLPPPIPTKDKCIGPEIVMHDQGVLVRPMVVEFAAQCAPQLVHTSVEAIPETTSVQIDAVPCVEEVAVDASVDTMHRSVDATPVTIELPVDATPSITSKSVEALVPKNQQRYRRTSYHILPSIFSMLSFTCRVLIAYPMSIPMRIIHAIMYNSSIRRMHSSERDSSESSSSHNDNDDISMTTVQDADCVKPTPENWWSVCVCKGNRELMKQEINIKETLKEMEREVQVQFWYEHCDGQTRSNKTATRQTQTPRSTSYCFQSPIMSDNKKQEKDFTPEVEVLLPEAESLVKAGKLQEALDKLFSLEKQTRNAADLASTTRLLKVISQHCYDARDYTQLNNSISTLSKKHGQLKAAIQAMVELSMSWLEEVRQRDGTKKWLELVHTLREVTEGKIFLETPRARVTLLLSQYHEDLASKAKAPEDNRKSMETASELLSDLQVETYSSMERREKTEFILEQMRLLIAVARRKDETAKDKGKDSTTDGESEWVKARVGGRKVNEEFLKEKDNEDLKLKYYDLMIQHALHYSSYLDVAKYYHKVWETPSIKEDVNDKGKAALEHIVYYVVLASHDNEQSDMLHRLFVDPALEKLQLHYNLVKCFTTRELMRWPGIVEIYGEFLRKTPVFSLEKRWEDLHTRIIEHNIRVIAAYYTRITISRLTSLLDLTRKQTEETLARLVVSKTIWARIDRPAEIINFRSPRSAEDVMNDWSSDMQKLLGMVEKTWMGMNAAQAAQSRIRATASS, from the exons ATGCCTTCCAGCGAATCTCGGTTGTCCGAAGCTCTCTCACACCTCAaccctcttcgtcgtcgagcGAGCTTAGCCAAAAGCATCCGTAGCATCTCTAGCGCTTTCAGTCGTAAATCGAGGGAGTCGATCAAATCCAACTGGGACGCTGACAGTCAGCGCAGTGAACGTAGTCGCTACTCCTACATCGCAGAAGTTCAAGAGCCTGGTGACAAGACCACGGAAGTAAAGGAAATGGCaggaaaaaagaagaaagcccAAGCTCAAGCTGAGCAGAAGACATCCACCGTTCCGACTCCTGTCACCTCGTCGTCTCAGGCCATCGACGCTAGCGCtcgaaaaaagaaaaagaagtccGCACCTCCCTCCAAGCAGAGCAATGCCATATACATGCCAAAGATTCATCCAGCTATCCTTCGTGACCCTGAAGCCACGAAGAAACTGCTCGATACAATCTCGGAATCGCCGGGAGGGAAGCGATCACTTTCCAGATTGGCTAGGACGTGCAAAGGGTTCTCAGAACCAGCATTGAACACCCTTTGGAGAGAGCTCGACTCATTAGTTCCAGTTGTCGGTGTGTTCCCGACCGTTTTGTTGAAGAAAGTACGGAAGCCTGGGTTAGGCCTT TCCAAAGCTCCAGAAGCAGAGGATTGGAGTGGAGTCATGTCATACGGCGAGCGAGTACGACAGATCATTTACAATGAGGCCTCGAACGCATTGTCCCCTTCCATTTTCCCCCATTTTGAATCAAACAGGCCAAGAAAATACATGCTCCCAAACCTTCAGCACCTTCTTTGGAAAACGGAGACTTCCGCAGGGTTGGATTATTGCGAGATGTTCCTCAACCCTGAGTTGGAGAGTCTTACTCTTGAAATGGGTGCTCGATCTCCAAAACTTGTACCTCTCCTCTCAGACGTCTCGAAGAGGATGACACTCAAATCCTTCTCGTTTTCCTCTTCGATCGCATTGCCGGAATCGTTTGTTGACATCATGGCACCTCAGGACGCCTTGCAGAGAGTAATACTTGTTGCTCCTGGCGCACTGTCTCCGGCAGTTGGGCGCTGGGTGGCGTCTTTGCCAGAGTTGAAGAGTCTTCAGATGGATCTATCGCGGAGATCCGTGATAGCTGTCGAAGGGTTCTTCGACGAAATGCCGGGATCTGGTGCTTCCACGCCGAGTTCTGTAGGTACTACCGACAGCGGTGTGTTTTCTGGCGAAGAGCTTGATTTTTCCGACCATCGCAAGTCTGCACTTCGATTGACGGGAGATCTGAAGTCTAGAGGCACATTCGTTACGATGCGCCAGTTGCACCTGACCGGCGAGGCGTCGAACGTCGCAGTTTTCCTGAAGTTTTTCGCCAGTCCTCTGACACACCTCGACCTCCTCATCGATGACCCTCCGGACAGTATCGACTGGCAGGATTTGATAAACATGGTCGGTCGTTTCGCCCAATCCCTCCAGTCATTGCGGATATCAGCTACAGCTAGCTCGAGGTTCAGCGACCTGGTTCGTTCAACACCAAGAGCCGACCAGCCAACGGGGAGGTTGTCCCTCGAATAtctctcttccttcccaGCCCTGAATCGTCTGGAGATTGACTTACCAGAATCGATCCACTTTATCGCAGCAGACATCGCAAGAGTAGCGACATGTTGTCCCAATCTCGAGGAGCTCAAACTCTGCCCTTTCGCACGTTTCCCTGTGGCCACCGGTCCGCCAAAACTGACGCTAGAGGCCTTGGCGCCTCTGATGGCTGAATGCCCGCTTCTACACACCATCTCTGTTGCAGTGAACGGACAGAAGGGGAGTTCTGGAATGTTGTCGGAACCCGGATATTCTTCGGACTCCCTACGCAGATGTCACTTCGGTCATTCGTGGATCAATGACCCGCTGCATGTCGCTATTCTGTTAAGTCACCTCGCTCCAAAACTGGATTCACTCAAGTGGTTCCACGAGCGGAACCGACCGGGTTTCATCGAGACAAACGCACGGGGATGGGAGAAAGTATCCGATATGCTACCGCATTTACAACAGGTCCGGTTATCTGAGAGAAACCGCGCACGCAGACCACCACCCGAGAAGATCATCGAATACGTTGAAGTCCTTCCACCTCCTATCCCCACAAAGGATAAATGCATAGGGCCAGAAATCGTGATGCACGATCAAGGTGTTCTTGTCCGACCGATGGTGGTTGAGTTTGCGGCACAGTGTGCGCCACAGTTGGTTCATACCTCAGTAGAAGCTATACCGGAGACTACCTCCGTTCAGATTGATGCTGTCCCATGTGTTGAGGAGGTTGCAGTTGATGCCTCAGTGGACACCATGCACAGGTCCGTCGACGCCACGCCCGTCACCATCGAGCTACCGGTAGACGCAACCCCCTCCATTACTTCAAAATCAGTCGAGGCTCTTGTTCCGAAAAACCAACAAAGATATCGGAGAACAAGTTACCATATCCTTCCGTCCATCTTCAGTATGCTTTCCTTCACATGCAGAGTTTTGATTGCCTACCCCATGTCCATCCCTATGCGAATTATCCATGCCATCATGTACAATTCGTCGATTCGAAGGATGCACTCCAGCGAACGAGATTCTTCGGAGTCATCCTCATCTCATAACGACAACGACGATATCAGTATGACTACCGTTCAA GACGCTGATTGTGTGAAACCCACGCCAGAAAATTGGTGGAGTGTTTGTGTGTGTAAGGGGAACCGAGAGCTCATGAAACAGGAGATAAATATCAAGGAAAcactgaaggagatggagagaGAAGTGCAAGTCCAATTTTGGTATGAACACTGTGATGGTCAAACAAGAAGCAACAAGACCGCGACGCGTCAGACTCAGACTCCTCGCTCAACCTCGTATTGCTTCCAGTCCCCAATTATGTCCGACAACAAGAAGCAGGAGAAAGATTTCACTCCTGAAGTTGAGGTTCTCCTACCAGAGGCTGAATCCCTGGTTAAA GCCGGAAAGTTACAGGAAGCTCTCGACAAACTCTTTAGTTTGGAGAAACAAACAAGAAAT GCTGCCGATCTTGCCTCCACAACCCGATTGCTCAAAGTTATCTCGCAACATTGTTACGATGCCCGCGATTACACACAGCTAAACAACAGCATTTCGACTCTCAGTAAGAAACATGGACAGCTCAAAGCTGCCATTCAAGCTATGGTGGAGCTTTCGATGAGCTGGTTGGAAGAAGTAAGGCAAAGGGATGGAACTAAGAAATGGCTGGAGCTGGTCCATACACTCCGAGAGGTAACGGAAGGAAAG ATTTTTTTGGAAACACCAAGGGCCCGCGTAACTTTACTCCTATCCCAGTATCATGAAGACCTTGCCAGTAAAGCCAAAGCTCCGGAAGATAACCGCAAATCAATGGAGACGGCTTCAGAGTTACTTTCCGATCTTCAAGTGGAGACTTACTCGTCCATGGAACGTCGGGAGAAAACAGAGTTCATTTTGGAACAGATGAGGTTGTTAATCGCGGTGGCGAGGCGGAAGGACGAAACCGCGAAAGACAAGGGCAAGGATTCTACCACAGATGGCGAATCAGAGTGGGTCAAAGCTCGAGTCGGTggaaggaaggtcaatgaAGAGTTTCTAAAGGAAAAAGACAACGAG GATCTGAAACTGAAATATTATGACCTGATGATTCAACATGCTCTCCATTACTCTTCGTATCTTGATGTCGCGAAATACTACCACAAAGTATGGGAAACTCCGTCAATCAAGGAAGACGTAAACGACAAAGGCAAAGCC GCCCTCGAACATATCGTCTACTAcgtagtactggcatcccatGATAACGAGCAGTCTGATATGCTTCACCGATTATTTGTTGACCCAGCGCTTGAAAAACTGCAGCTGCACTA CAATCTGGTCAAGTGTTTCACGACGCGGGAGCTTATGAGGTGGCCTGGAATTGTTGAGATATATGGAGAGTTCCTCCGCAAAACGCCTGTATTTTCCCTCGAAAAACGATGGGAGGACCTTCATACCCGGATTATCGAGCAT AATATTCGCGTCATAGCCGCATACTACACACGAATCACCATATCTCGTTTAACATCTCTCCTGGACCTTACCCGCAAACAAACAGAGGAAACGCTTGCGAGGCTAGTCGTCTCAAAAACCATCTGGGCACGCATAGATCGACCGGCAGAGATAATCAACTTCAGAAGTCCACGAAGTGCTGAGGACGTGATGAACGACTGGAGTTCAGACATGCAAAAGTTGTTGGGTATGGTTGAAAAAACTTGGATGGGAATGAACGCTGCGCAAGCCGCTCAGTCAAGAATAAGAGCGACTGCATCCTCGTAG
- a CDS encoding uncharacterized protein (BUSCO:EOG09264X41) produces the protein MSRRVASQVHQQVSRLMRGGIIANEPVWFKAVLAHPPLPLPAKAPPSRTAYDTKPAKDVVSASGSKKNMRPYDPKPLPIYYLEDDIRRQFFRDHPFETFRPITLSEKAGIQEQHHIQGKEWTRLRQRGRNPSPDDAVQFALNLHLYHEVPLSYAYSRAVAQFRALRSEHHIASTMALLEADTMGALFEPSETTLGFEKELKSLATWERQAELDEGAMAARKRWRAIAQPHSETREWSRGQQYVRLWKEGVTPKYAPALTEPEATPRPHIMPDYKTTPVRR, from the exons ATGTCTCGTCGGGTAGCCTCGCAAGTACATCAGCAGGTATCCAGGCTGATGCGTGGAGGTATCATTGCAAATGAGCCCGTATGGTTCAAAGCTGTTCTCGCTCATCCCCCGCTTCCCTTACCTGCGAAGGCACCACCATCCCGAACAGCCTATGACACGAAACCCGCAAAGGACGTAGTATCTGCATCAGGATCCAAGAAAAACATGCGGCCTTACGATCCGAAACCATTACCTATATATTACCTGGAGGACGACATTCGTCGTCAATTCTTCCGCGATCATCCATTCGAAACGTTTCGGCCAATAACCCTGTCGGAAAAAGCTGGTATTCAGGAACAGCATCATATACAAGGAAAGGAATGGACGAGGCTTCGGCAGCGAGGTAGAAATCCGTCTCCTGACGA TGCTGTCCAGTTTGCTCTGAATCTTCACTTGTATCATGAAGTCCCTCTTTCCTACGCATATTCGAGAGCTGTCGCCCAATTTCGTGCACTTCGTTCGGAACATCATATCGCGTCTACGATGGCGTTATTAGAGGCGGACACGATGGGTGCATTATTTGAGCCGTCAGAAACTACTTTAGGGTTTGAGAAGGAACTCAAGAGTCTAGCGACATGGGAGAGGCAGGCAGAGTTGGACGAGGGTGCCATGGCTGCGAGAAAACGTTGGCGTGCTATTGCTCAACCTCATTCGGAGACGAGAGAGTGGTCAAGAGGACAGCAATATGTGAGATTGTGGAAAGAGGGTGTTACCCCGAAATACGCTCCGGCTCTGACAGAGCCAGAAGCAACCCCTCGGCCCCATATCATGCCAGACTACAAGACGACACCCGTCCGTCGATAG